A section of the Clostridium sp. TW13 genome encodes:
- the rfbA gene encoding glucose-1-phosphate thymidylyltransferase RfbA has product MKGIVLAGGSGTRLYPVTKAMSKQMVPIYDKPMIYYPMSVLMLAGIRDILIISTQRDIVHFEELFKDGRDLGLNISYKVQERPNGLAEAFIIGEEFIGNDNVAMILGDNIFYGQSFSAHLKQAAKLDKGAIIFGYYVKNPKAFGVVEFDECGNVISLEEKPEKPKSKYAVPGLYFYDNSVVEKAKALKPSERGELEVTDLSKMYMEEGELKVNLLGRGMAWLDTGTHASMLQASNFVEAVQNTQGTYIACLEEIAYRQKWIDKEKVRELAGPLMKTNYGKYLIDIIEEI; this is encoded by the coding sequence ATGAAAGGTATAGTATTAGCAGGTGGTTCTGGTACTAGATTATATCCAGTAACTAAAGCTATGTCTAAGCAAATGGTTCCGATATATGACAAACCTATGATATATTATCCTATGTCTGTGTTAATGCTAGCTGGCATAAGAGATATATTAATAATATCCACTCAAAGAGATATAGTTCATTTTGAAGAGTTATTTAAAGATGGACGTGACTTAGGACTTAATATATCATATAAGGTTCAGGAACGGCCTAATGGACTTGCAGAAGCATTTATTATTGGTGAGGAGTTCATTGGAAATGATAATGTTGCTATGATCTTAGGAGATAACATTTTTTATGGGCAAAGTTTTTCTGCTCATTTAAAGCAAGCAGCAAAATTAGACAAAGGAGCTATTATATTTGGATATTATGTTAAAAATCCAAAAGCTTTTGGAGTTGTAGAATTTGACGAGTGTGGAAATGTAATATCTTTAGAAGAAAAACCAGAAAAACCAAAATCAAAGTATGCAGTTCCAGGTCTTTATTTTTATGATAATTCAGTGGTTGAAAAAGCAAAAGCTTTAAAACCATCTGAAAGGGGAGAATTAGAAGTAACTGATTTAAGTAAAATGTATATGGAAGAAGGGGAATTAAAGGTTAATCTTTTAGGAAGAGGTATGGCGTGGCTTGATACAGGAACACATGCATCTATGCTTCAAGCGTCTAACTTTGTTGAAGCAGTACAAAATACACAAGGTACATACATTGCTTGCTTAGAGGAAATAGCTTACAGGCAGAAATGGATAGATAAAGAAAAGGTAAGAGAATTAGCAGGTCCTTTAATGAAAACAAATTATGGAAAGTATCTTATTGATATAATTGAAGAAATATAA
- the galU gene encoding UTP--glucose-1-phosphate uridylyltransferase GalU, whose protein sequence is MKVKKAIIPAAGFGTRFLPATKAQPKEMLPIVDKPTIQYIIEEAVKSGIEEILIITGRNKKCIEDHFDKSVELEMELEKSGKKEMLEMVQGISDLVDIHYIRQKEPKGLGDAIYCARAFVGNEPFAVLLGDDVVYNDETPCLKQLINCFDEYKTSILGVQRVGKQDVSKYGIVNGINIEDNVYKVKDLVEKPAVEEAPSDVAILGRYIITPAIFDILKNTTPGKNGEIQLTDALKTLMSQEAMYAYNFEGKRYDLGDKQGFLQATIEFALRRSDLKEDFIEYLKTEPWNQV, encoded by the coding sequence ATGAAAGTAAAAAAAGCTATTATTCCAGCTGCAGGGTTTGGAACAAGATTTTTACCTGCTACCAAAGCTCAACCTAAAGAAATGTTACCTATAGTAGATAAGCCAACTATACAATATATAATAGAGGAAGCAGTAAAATCAGGAATAGAAGAAATATTAATAATTACAGGAAGAAATAAAAAATGTATTGAAGATCATTTTGATAAATCAGTTGAACTAGAAATGGAACTTGAAAAGTCAGGTAAAAAAGAAATGCTTGAAATGGTTCAAGGAATTTCAGATTTAGTAGATATACATTATATAAGACAAAAGGAACCTAAGGGACTAGGAGATGCAATCTATTGTGCAAGAGCCTTTGTAGGCAATGAGCCATTCGCAGTATTATTAGGGGATGATGTAGTTTATAATGATGAAACTCCTTGCTTGAAACAATTAATAAATTGTTTTGATGAATATAAGACATCCATATTAGGGGTTCAAAGAGTTGGAAAACAAGATGTTTCAAAGTATGGTATTGTAAATGGTATAAATATAGAAGATAACGTATATAAAGTAAAAGACTTAGTTGAAAAACCAGCTGTAGAAGAAGCTCCAAGTGATGTAGCTATTTTAGGAAGATATATAATTACTCCAGCTATATTTGATATATTAAAGAATACTACTCCAGGTAAAAATGGAGAAATACAATTAACTGATGCTCTTAAAACATTAATGTCTCAGGAGGCTATGTATGCTTATAATTTTGAAGGTAAGAGATATGATTTAGGGGACAAACAAGGATTTTTACAAGCAACTATAGAGTTTGCATTAAGAAGATCTGATTTAAAAGAAGATTTTATTGAATATCTAAAAACAGAACCTTGGAATCAGGTTTAA
- the rfbC gene encoding dTDP-4-dehydrorhamnose 3,5-epimerase, whose amino-acid sequence MSKFKFVDTGIKDLYIIEPNVFGDNRGYFMETYNKQDFLQAGLTMEFVQDNESKSSKGVLRGLHFQTQHTQGKLVRVTSGEVFDVAVDLRKGSPTYGQWKGVLLTEENKKQFYVPEGFAHGFLVVSDEAVFNYKCTDFYAPEFEGGVMWNDPDIGVEWPLEGINDIILSDKDEKHKSFKELDLPFKY is encoded by the coding sequence ATGAGTAAATTTAAATTTGTAGATACAGGAATAAAAGATTTATATATAATAGAACCTAATGTATTTGGTGATAACAGAGGGTATTTCATGGAAACTTATAATAAGCAAGATTTTCTACAGGCTGGGTTAACCATGGAGTTTGTACAAGATAATGAATCAAAGTCTTCAAAAGGGGTGTTAAGAGGATTACATTTTCAAACACAACATACTCAAGGGAAGCTTGTAAGAGTGACAAGCGGTGAAGTCTTCGATGTAGCTGTAGATTTAAGAAAAGGTTCTCCAACTTATGGGCAGTGGAAGGGCGTTTTGTTAACTGAAGAAAATAAAAAGCAATTTTATGTACCAGAAGGTTTTGCACATGGATTTTTAGTGGTATCAGATGAAGCAGTTTTTAACTATAAGTGTACAGATTTCTATGCACCTGAATTTGAAGGTGGTGTTATGTGGAATGATCCTGATATAGGTGTGGAGTGGCCGCTAGAAGGTATAAATGATATAATTTTATCAGATAAAGATGAAAAACATAAAAGTTTTAAAGAATTAGATTTGCCGTTTAAATATTAA
- a CDS encoding N-acetylmuramoyl-L-alanine amidase — MRKLKRSVAIIISILLIANVICIKNVQAYDDVNLLSKTSITAEQAAAWAKEKGATSEFINLAQLYWKYFSTHGNVNPAIAYVQSALETGYGKFGGVIDATYKNPCGLKTTQGGDNSLPSSHAKFATWDLGVQAHLDHIALYAGAYGYPRTNNTPDPRHFSYLKGIATTVTQLGSSWASNTTYGDSILKLYWELNEKANNLKPNMYVDSVKDGAIIEDTTFVVSGWALNLSGVKEIQVYVDNILKNKTTVGGSRLDVEKVFPEYPYADTSGYSCRVDASQLSSGMKTLRVVAVGNDNASASISRTIYIRPSSLAPRMNVDSPAQNTSLNTDSVNIRGWALNGTGIKKVQVYVDNVLKGETTASQIRWDVRNAFPQYPNAQLSGFSYNLNTNSLSTGPKTLKIVTIGNDGKSTTNSRTIYIRPSSLTPRMNIDSPVQNTVVNNDSVNISGWALNGTGVNKVQVYVDNVLKGETTASQIRWDVRNVFPQYPNAQLSGFSYNLNTQSLTSGAKTLKVIAVGNDGKTTYMTKNITIKRPLPLIMRLDSASQTQTVKGATTTFTGWAINGAGIKEVRIYVDGNQVGTTNVGLSRTDVGNSYSQYPNSATSGYSYQLNIAQYSQGNKNIKVVAVGNDGATQEAYTTLNIVKPLIVVDPGHNQGGDYGCESKFDGVTYSETTLTMQTAVKLQSELVNRGYRVQLTRQPWDNLTDDMTTSLHKRADLANSLKADAFISLHYNSAGSSANGIQTFYSTYKPGLKDVQSDLAPLTSGYDGYKDTNPTAAGIKSRTFAKNVENALTSKCNYNAIGWDQDQHGYLDRNLYVTKYTNMPATLIELGFLSNSGEAKRCADSNEQLAKSKVIADEVSKMF; from the coding sequence ATGAGAAAACTAAAAAGATCAGTTGCTATAATAATATCTATATTATTAATAGCTAATGTGATATGTATAAAAAATGTACAAGCATATGACGATGTTAATTTACTATCAAAGACTAGTATAACAGCAGAACAAGCAGCAGCTTGGGCTAAGGAAAAAGGAGCTACAAGTGAATTTATAAATCTTGCTCAACTATATTGGAAGTACTTTTCAACCCATGGAAATGTTAATCCAGCAATAGCATATGTTCAATCGGCATTAGAGACTGGATATGGAAAATTTGGTGGAGTTATAGATGCAACCTATAAAAATCCTTGTGGACTAAAGACAACACAAGGTGGAGATAACTCACTTCCAAGTTCACATGCAAAATTTGCAACTTGGGATTTAGGTGTACAAGCTCATTTGGATCATATAGCATTATATGCAGGTGCCTATGGTTATCCAAGGACTAATAATACTCCAGATCCAAGACATTTTTCCTATCTTAAGGGAATAGCTACAACTGTTACTCAGCTAGGAAGTAGCTGGGCATCAAATACAACATATGGTGATTCAATCTTAAAGTTATATTGGGAATTAAATGAAAAAGCTAATAATTTAAAACCTAATATGTATGTAGATTCTGTAAAGGATGGAGCAATAATAGAAGACACAACTTTTGTTGTAAGTGGTTGGGCATTAAATTTATCAGGTGTCAAAGAAATTCAAGTATATGTAGATAATATATTAAAAAATAAAACTACTGTTGGCGGAAGCAGATTAGATGTAGAAAAAGTTTTCCCAGAATACCCATATGCAGATACTAGTGGATATTCATGTAGGGTAGATGCAAGCCAATTATCATCAGGAATGAAAACATTAAGAGTTGTAGCAGTAGGAAATGATAACGCAAGTGCATCCATTTCTAGAACAATATATATAAGACCAAGCAGTCTGGCTCCTAGAATGAACGTAGATTCTCCAGCACAAAACACAAGTTTAAATACTGATAGTGTTAATATTAGAGGTTGGGCTTTAAATGGAACAGGTATAAAGAAAGTACAAGTATATGTAGATAATGTGTTAAAAGGTGAAACTACTGCATCACAAATTAGATGGGATGTAAGAAATGCTTTTCCTCAATATCCTAATGCACAATTAAGTGGATTCTCATATAACTTAAATACTAATTCATTATCAACAGGTCCAAAAACATTAAAGATTGTTACAATTGGAAATGATGGTAAAAGTACAACTAATTCTAGAACAATATATATAAGACCAAGCAGTCTGACTCCTAGAATGAACATAGATTCTCCAGTACAAAACACAGTTGTAAATAATGATAGTGTTAATATTAGTGGTTGGGCTTTAAATGGAACAGGCGTAAACAAAGTACAGGTGTATGTGGATAATGTATTAAAAGGTGAAACTACTGCATCACAAATTAGATGGGATGTAAGAAACGTTTTTCCTCAATATCCTAATGCACAATTAAGTGGATTCTCATATAACTTAAATACCCAATCATTAACATCAGGAGCAAAAACATTAAAAGTTATTGCTGTTGGCAATGATGGTAAGACTACTTATATGACAAAAAATATAACAATAAAACGACCATTACCTTTAATTATGAGATTAGATAGTGCTTCTCAGACACAGACTGTTAAAGGTGCTACTACTACTTTTACAGGGTGGGCTATAAATGGAGCCGGTATAAAAGAAGTAAGAATATATGTTGATGGCAATCAAGTAGGAACTACTAATGTAGGGTTAAGCAGAACAGACGTAGGTAATAGTTATTCTCAGTATCCTAATAGTGCAACAAGTGGATATAGTTATCAATTAAATATAGCACAATATTCACAAGGAAATAAGAACATAAAAGTAGTTGCAGTAGGAAATGATGGAGCTACTCAAGAAGCGTATACTACACTAAACATAGTTAAGCCGTTAATTGTGGTTGACCCAGGTCATAATCAAGGTGGAGATTATGGATGTGAATCAAAATTTGATGGGGTAACTTATTCTGAAACAACATTAACTATGCAGACAGCAGTTAAGCTTCAATCTGAACTTGTAAATAGAGGTTATAGAGTACAGCTTACAAGACAACCTTGGGATAACTTAACTGATGATATGACTACAAGTTTGCACAAAAGAGCTGATTTAGCTAATAGTTTAAAGGCAGATGCATTTATAAGCCTTCATTATAATTCTGCTGGCTCTTCTGCAAATGGAATTCAAACTTTCTATTCAACATATAAGCCAGGATTAAAGGATGTACAATCAGATCTTGCACCATTAACATCAGGGTATGATGGATACAAGGATACAAATCCAACTGCTGCTGGAATTAAGAGTAGAACTTTTGCTAAGAATGTGGAAAATGCATTGACAAGTAAATGTAATTACAACGCAATAGGATGGGATCAAGATCAACATGGATATCTTGACAGAAACTTATATGTTACTAAGTATACTAATATGCCAGCAACATTGATAGAATTAGGATTTTTAAGTAACTCTGGTGAAGCTAAAAGATGTGCTGATTCAAATGAACAATTGGCGAAGTCTAAGGTTATTGCTGATGAAGTAAGTAAAATGTTTTAA
- the rfbB gene encoding dTDP-glucose 4,6-dehydratase, with protein MKTYLVTGGAGFIGSNFILYMLNKYEQIKIINLDKLTYAGNLENLKSIENDERYIFIQGDICDNQLVSNLFEKYKIDYVAHFAAESHVDRSILDPGIFAKTNVLGTVNLLNCAKNAWETTEGWREGVKFLHVSTDEVYGSLGEVGYFMETTPLDPHSPYSSSKAGSDLMVKAYYDTYKMPINITRCSNNYGPFQFPEKLIPLLINNCLHHKELPVYGDGMNIRDWLFVEDHAKAIDMVINDGRIGEVYNVGGHNERTNIQIVKTVISYINENVDKEVTENLINYVEDRKGHDRRYGIAPDKIKEELGWYPETTFEVGIKKTIKWYLDNKDWMYNVTSGDYQKYYSKIYK; from the coding sequence ATGAAAACATATTTAGTTACAGGTGGAGCTGGATTTATAGGATCAAATTTCATTCTATATATGCTAAATAAATATGAACAGATAAAAATAATTAATTTAGACAAGTTGACTTATGCAGGAAATTTAGAAAATCTCAAGTCTATTGAAAATGATGAAAGATACATATTTATTCAGGGAGATATTTGCGATAATCAGTTAGTTTCAAATCTTTTTGAAAAGTATAAAATTGATTATGTAGCTCATTTTGCAGCAGAATCACATGTGGATAGAAGTATATTGGATCCAGGTATATTTGCCAAAACGAATGTTCTTGGAACTGTGAATTTATTAAATTGTGCTAAAAATGCATGGGAAACAACTGAAGGATGGAGAGAAGGGGTTAAGTTCCTTCATGTATCAACAGATGAGGTTTATGGATCTTTAGGCGAGGTAGGTTATTTTATGGAGACTACTCCGTTAGATCCACACAGTCCATATTCTTCAAGTAAGGCTGGTTCAGATTTAATGGTTAAGGCTTATTATGATACTTATAAAATGCCTATAAATATAACAAGATGTTCTAATAATTATGGTCCATTTCAATTTCCTGAAAAATTAATACCATTATTAATAAACAATTGCTTACATCATAAAGAGTTGCCTGTATATGGTGATGGAATGAATATTAGAGATTGGCTATTTGTAGAGGATCATGCAAAAGCAATCGATATGGTTATTAATGATGGTAGGATTGGAGAAGTTTACAATGTTGGAGGACATAATGAAAGAACTAACATACAGATAGTAAAAACAGTTATATCATATATTAATGAAAATGTGGATAAAGAAGTAACTGAAAACTTAATAAACTATGTAGAAGATAGAAAAGGTCATGACAGAAGATACGGGATAGCTCCAGACAAAATAAAAGAAGAATTAGGATGGTATCCAGAAACTACTTTTGAAGTTGGCATAAAGAAAACAATTAAGTGGTATTTGGATAATAAAGATTGGATGTACAATGTAACCTCTGGGGATTATCAAAAATATTATAGCAAAATTTATAAATAG
- a CDS encoding zinc-ribbon domain-containing protein, whose product MEDKTIVCKDCGKEFVFTVGEQEFFKEKGFENDPVRCPECRKARKAQKFSRER is encoded by the coding sequence ATGGAAGACAAAACTATCGTATGCAAAGACTGTGGAAAGGAATTTGTTTTCACTGTAGGAGAACAAGAATTCTTCAAAGAAAAAGGATTTGAAAACGATCCAGTTAGATGCCCAGAATGCAGAAAAGCAAGAAAGGCTCAAAAATTCAGCAGAGAAAGATAA
- a CDS encoding spore germination protein: MNNNLENLKNRLKDSFDVKYREVQTPLGPATVAFTDDLCSTDIMSQYIIAPLIEKNPDIKTLDDIIKKSLKINNVGYSKDLEDSIFHVLSGDVAIFFDNFSEVIYCEAKGFVKRGVGEPSVESVLKGPREGFTESIVDNVALIRKKAKNSELKFEVVKSGEESQTALCMSYIQGTAPKKLVDSIRKKLNDMDYRFILDTNYVEDKIKNTSSLFDTVGYSEKPDEVVSKLMEGRIAIIVDGTPSVLTVPHFFMETFQAPDDYYLNRRFANFSRILRWIGLFLAIFLPAAYVAFITYHFSLIPSLFVFRLAVARAGVPFPTYIEVILVMLFFQLIKEAGLRLPKPIGAAMSIVSGLILGDTAVKAGIASTITILVVAISTLSYFLIPKIYGAISYWSMIMVVFSTALGLPGFFMGQMVFLAHIASLETAEYNYLYPLGTVEEHKFNDIIFRGKLDEISSPIIKSQGDNK; this comes from the coding sequence ATGAATAATAATTTAGAAAATTTAAAAAACAGATTAAAAGATAGTTTCGATGTCAAGTATCGTGAGGTGCAGACACCATTAGGACCGGCTACTGTAGCATTTACAGATGATCTTTGTTCAACAGATATAATGAGTCAATACATAATAGCTCCACTTATAGAAAAAAATCCAGACATAAAAACACTAGATGACATAATAAAGAAAAGTCTTAAGATAAATAACGTAGGTTATAGTAAGGATTTAGAAGATTCTATTTTTCATGTCTTGTCTGGAGATGTTGCTATTTTCTTTGATAACTTTTCGGAAGTAATATATTGTGAGGCAAAAGGTTTCGTAAAAAGAGGTGTCGGTGAACCAAGCGTAGAGTCAGTATTAAAGGGCCCCAGAGAAGGTTTCACAGAATCCATAGTTGATAATGTAGCTTTAATTAGAAAAAAGGCTAAAAACAGTGAGCTAAAATTTGAAGTTGTTAAGTCTGGAGAAGAATCTCAAACAGCTTTATGTATGAGCTATATTCAAGGAACTGCACCAAAGAAGTTAGTGGATTCAATTAGAAAAAAGCTTAATGATATGGATTATAGGTTTATCTTGGATACTAATTATGTTGAAGATAAGATTAAAAATACTAGTAGCTTATTTGATACTGTAGGATATTCAGAGAAGCCAGATGAAGTAGTATCGAAGCTTATGGAAGGAAGAATAGCAATTATAGTAGATGGAACGCCATCTGTATTAACTGTACCTCATTTTTTTATGGAGACTTTTCAAGCTCCAGATGATTATTATTTAAATAGGAGATTTGCTAATTTTAGCAGGATTTTAAGATGGATAGGACTATTTTTAGCAATATTTTTACCGGCAGCTTATGTTGCTTTTATAACTTATCATTTTTCACTAATACCGTCATTATTTGTATTTAGACTTGCGGTTGCAAGAGCAGGAGTTCCGTTTCCAACATATATAGAAGTTATTTTAGTAATGCTTTTCTTTCAATTGATTAAAGAGGCAGGATTAAGGTTGCCCAAACCTATAGGCGCAGCTATGAGTATAGTATCAGGCTTGATATTAGGAGATACAGCTGTTAAGGCAGGAATAGCATCAACCATAACAATACTTGTAGTTGCAATAAGTACTTTAAGCTATTTCTTGATTCCTAAAATATATGGAGCAATCTCATATTGGTCAATGATAATGGTGGTTTTCTCAACAGCCCTAGGATTACCAGGGTTCTTCATGGGACAGATGGTTTTTTTAGCCCATATAGCTTCTTTGGAAACAGCAGAATATAATTACTTATATCCATTGGGAACCGTAGAGGAGCATAAGTTTAATGACATAATTTTCAGGGGTAAGTTAGATGAAATCTCATCCCCTATAATAAAAAGTCAGGGGGACAATAAATGA
- a CDS encoding mannose-1-phosphate guanylyltransferase, with amino-acid sequence MLCALIMAGGKGTRFWPISTEDKPKQFLNLISEKTMIQMTIDRIKPMIPIERIFVCTSQQYVDLLSEQIPDLPIRNIIIEPEGRNTAPCIALSALVINRYYKNANMIVLPSDHLIRDEEEFRKILTTGNKFVDMNPKSIVTLGMKPSRPEIGYGYIKYTDDKQVVDNRKIIKVESFVEKPSLEKAKQYLQESKYLWNGGMFLWNTNEIIDEIKKFEEDTYEALQHIRDISEEKLQEEINNNYNKTRAISVDYAILEKSDNIFVIESEFGWDDIGSWEAIERYREKDTNNNIYIGNIKANNTKNNIIASSSNKVIISDLSDIYLVENDGYIIIGKKENISEVRNYNMS; translated from the coding sequence ATGTTATGTGCATTAATTATGGCTGGTGGTAAGGGAACTAGGTTTTGGCCCATTTCAACAGAAGATAAACCTAAGCAATTTTTAAACTTAATTAGTGAAAAGACAATGATACAAATGACTATAGATAGAATAAAGCCTATGATACCTATAGAAAGAATTTTTGTTTGTACTTCTCAGCAATATGTAGATTTATTATCAGAACAAATACCAGATTTACCAATAAGGAATATAATAATTGAACCAGAAGGTAGAAATACAGCACCATGTATAGCTTTATCTGCTTTGGTTATAAATAGATATTACAAGAATGCCAATATGATAGTTTTACCTTCAGATCATTTAATAAGAGATGAAGAGGAATTTAGAAAAATTCTAACTACAGGCAATAAATTTGTTGATATGAATCCTAAATCGATAGTAACTTTAGGAATGAAACCTTCTAGACCAGAAATAGGGTATGGTTATATTAAGTATACTGATGATAAACAAGTGGTAGATAATAGAAAAATAATAAAAGTAGAAAGTTTTGTAGAAAAACCTAGTTTAGAAAAAGCAAAACAATATTTGCAAGAAAGCAAATATTTATGGAATGGCGGCATGTTTCTTTGGAACACAAATGAAATTATAGATGAAATCAAAAAGTTTGAAGAGGATACATATGAAGCGTTACAGCATATAAGAGATATTAGTGAAGAAAAGCTTCAAGAAGAAATTAATAATAATTATAATAAAACTAGAGCTATTTCTGTTGATTATGCCATCCTTGAAAAATCAGATAACATATTTGTTATAGAGAGTGAATTTGGATGGGATGATATTGGTAGTTGGGAAGCGATAGAAAGGTATAGAGAAAAGGATACTAATAATAATATTTATATAGGGAATATAAAAGCAAATAATACAAAGAATAATATAATAGCAAGTTCTTCTAATAAGGTAATCATAAGTGATTTAAGTGATATATATTTAGTGGAAAATGATGGGTATATAATTATAGGGAAGAAAGAAAATATTAGTGAAGTAAGAAATTATAATATGAGTTAG
- a CDS encoding GerAB/ArcD/ProY family transporter, translating to MTSKHFIFFVVSTCSISLLVYPSIFVKEGGMDSWIGSIIASAIFLLTFFFISTIYIKLPNRDFKAVVYDSLGKFLGSIYIFIFGIMIFISLVGSAAISSNAISTNVFVNTPTPFILMFFLGSAFYIITRKQGSLNVFVVISTFFLISAFILLTILLQPYRSLAYLKPVFYTNYARPGFYKSLLLQLGSLSSFSILLPIFKNIESKENSKKYIFIALAIVISVNLFSMIGGMAILGPRRFANIFYPLFVQSQILNYTNIIENGDGFVLFLLTTGYMLKYVIAFASLSFLLPKKMTSNTSILAFITVIIFFLSGYISNSTLLLFTLIKIYQYCAIFVFLLVPILIFCIKFFKRI from the coding sequence ATGACCTCAAAACACTTTATATTTTTTGTAGTGAGTACTTGCTCAATATCATTACTAGTTTACCCTTCTATATTTGTTAAAGAGGGGGGAATGGACAGCTGGATAGGAAGCATTATTGCTTCAGCTATATTCTTACTTACGTTTTTTTTCATAAGCACCATATACATCAAGCTACCAAATAGAGATTTTAAAGCAGTTGTATATGATTCCTTAGGAAAATTTCTAGGTTCTATATATATTTTTATTTTTGGTATTATGATATTTATCAGCTTAGTTGGAAGTGCTGCAATTTCTTCTAATGCTATAAGTACTAATGTTTTTGTAAATACTCCTACACCATTTATATTGATGTTTTTTTTAGGAAGCGCTTTTTATATCATTACTAGAAAACAAGGATCTCTTAATGTGTTTGTGGTGATTTCAACCTTTTTTTTAATATCTGCTTTTATTCTATTAACTATATTACTTCAACCTTACAGAAGTCTTGCTTATTTAAAGCCAGTATTTTATACCAACTATGCAAGACCTGGGTTTTACAAATCATTATTATTGCAACTAGGTTCATTAAGTTCTTTTTCTATACTTTTACCCATATTCAAAAACATAGAAAGTAAAGAAAACTCCAAAAAATATATTTTCATTGCTCTTGCAATAGTAATATCAGTAAATCTATTTTCTATGATAGGTGGAATGGCTATTCTTGGTCCAAGAAGATTTGCCAATATCTTTTATCCTCTATTTGTTCAATCACAAATTTTAAATTACACTAATATTATTGAAAATGGCGATGGTTTTGTTTTATTTTTGCTTACCACAGGGTACATGTTAAAATATGTTATAGCATTTGCTTCATTAAGCTTTTTACTTCCCAAAAAGATGACATCTAATACAAGCATCTTAGCATTTATTACTGTAATTATATTCTTTTTATCCGGATACATAAGTAATAGTACTTTGCTACTTTTTACCCTAATAAAAATCTATCAATATTGTGCAATATTCGTCTTTTTACTAGTGCCAATATTGATATTTTGCATTAAATTTTTCAAACGAATTTAG
- the trpS gene encoding tryptophan--tRNA ligase: MEDNKELNKKVIFSGIQPSGDLTIGNYLGSLKNWVKLQDEYDCYFCIVDLHAITVKQVPSDLRRRTLELMCIYIAAGIDPNKNTIFIQSHVPAHSEASWLLTCNTYMGELSRMTQFKDKSQRYGGESISAGLLAYPDLMAADILLYNTDLVPVGGDQKQHLELTRDLANRFNNNYSPTFKIPEPYIPKAGARIMDLQDPTKKMSKSADNVNGIIFLMDSPEVIKKKIARAVTDTVGVINYCNEQPGIKNLIDILCALRSTTPEQVIKDFEGKGYAELKNTVTEALIDELEPLQNKVKALLEDKKALEEIYTEGAKKANYVAMKTLRKMQKKIGFIPH; the protein is encoded by the coding sequence ATGGAAGACAACAAGGAATTAAATAAAAAAGTAATTTTCAGTGGTATTCAACCATCAGGTGATCTAACCATAGGTAACTATCTAGGTTCATTGAAAAATTGGGTTAAACTACAAGATGAATACGATTGTTATTTTTGTATAGTTGATCTTCATGCCATAACTGTTAAGCAAGTTCCATCAGATTTAAGAAGAAGAACTTTAGAGCTTATGTGCATCTATATTGCCGCTGGCATTGATCCAAACAAGAATACTATCTTTATACAATCTCATGTACCAGCTCATAGTGAGGCTTCATGGCTATTAACATGTAATACTTACATGGGGGAACTTTCAAGAATGACTCAATTCAAAGACAAATCTCAAAGATATGGCGGAGAATCAATAAGTGCTGGATTATTAGCTTATCCTGATTTAATGGCAGCTGATATACTATTATATAATACTGATCTTGTTCCTGTTGGAGGAGACCAAAAACAACACTTAGAGCTAACAAGAGACTTAGCAAACAGGTTTAACAATAATTATAGTCCTACATTTAAAATACCTGAACCATACATTCCTAAAGCTGGAGCCAGAATAATGGATTTACAAGATCCTACAAAGAAAATGTCTAAAAGTGCAGACAATGTTAATGGAATAATATTCTTAATGGATTCACCTGAAGTGATTAAGAAAAAAATTGCTAGAGCTGTTACTGATACAGTTGGAGTTATAAACTATTGCAACGAACAACCTGGAATAAAAAATCTAATAGATATACTTTGTGCCTTAAGGAGTACAACTCCAGAACAGGTTATCAAGGATTTTGAAGGCAAAGGTTATGCAGAACTTAAAAATACAGTAACTGAAGCCTTAATAGATGAATTAGAGCCATTACAAAACAAAGTTAAAGCATTATTAGAAGATAAAAAAGCTTTGGAAGAGATATATACAGAAGGTGCTAAAAAGGCAAACTATGTTGCTATGAAAACATTAAGAAAAATGCAAAAAAAGATTGGATTCATTCCTCATTAA